The genome window CTCGGCGCGGCGCTCAAGAGCGTGTTCCCGCGCGCCGGAGCCTGGCTCCAGGCGGGGATGCCGGTGGCGAGCGCGGGCATGGTGGTGGTGATCATCGCCGCGGTGGTCGCAGCCAATCAGCCGAAGCTCGCCCAGGGCGGCCTGCTGATCGTCGCGGTGGTGGCGGCGCACAACGTCGTCGGCATGCTGGTGGGGTACGCCGGGTCCCACGCCGCGGGACTGTCGTTGGCGCAGCGGAAGACCATCGCCATCGAGGTGGGGATGCAGAACTCCGGCCTCGGCGCGGCGCTCGCCCAGGCCCATTTCTCGCCGCTGGCGGCGGTGCCGAGCGCGGTGTTCAGCGTAATGCAGAACGTTTCCGGCGCGATGTTCACGAGCTATCTGCGCCGCCGCTTCGGATAAAGTTCAACCCCGCCCGTGATCCGGTATGTGCCGTACCGGGCGGGCGGGGTCTGGACCAATCCAAGCCGTGTGGTCGAGAAGTATGATAGCGATAATCATTCGCAAATCAAAGCGAAATCGACAGTAGTTCTGACCTATTCTGAAAAGCCGCGCAACACTGTGGGGCGTCCGCGAATTCTTTGCGGCGTTTGGTGCCTGCAGGCCGGGCGCGCAGGCGCGCGCCGGGTGCGAAGGTCGCGATCCGGGGGTGTGGTGCGCCGTGATATATCCGAATTACAGAAATAAATTATCGTAAAACAGAAATTCTTCTTACCGGCGCAGCGAGCTTCGGCGATCCTCCCGAAATCGCAGGCCGCGGAGGAAAGGATGATGACGGAGTCGTTTGCGATGGCGCGGGTGCGTCGGTTGTCCCGGCGGTTGAGCCGGGTGTGCGTCTGGTCGGTTCCGGTGCTGCTGTGCGCGCCGCCGCTGTGGTGGGGGGCGGTCGACGTGCCCGCGGTGTATTCGGAAATGCCCTTCGGCATTCCCTATCCCGAAGCCCTCGCGGCCGCCCAGCGCGCGGCGGCGGCGGCGGTGACGCTGATACCCGCCGCCGCGATGGCGTGGTTGCTGTGGCTTCTGCACCGCCTGTTCGCCGGGTTCGCGCGCGGCGAGGTGTTCTGCGAAGCGAGTTCCGACCGTTTGCGGCGGGTCGCGCGGGCGCTCGCGGTGGTGTTCGCCGCCGGAGTCGTCTATCGCCCCGCGATCGTTCTGGCGCTGACGCTGGGCAATCCGCCCGGTCAGCGGGGGCTGTCGCTCGGCCTTTCGGCGGGGGATTGCGCGGCGCTGCTGCTCGCGGCGGTGGCCGCCATGCTCGCGTGGGCGTTCGCCGAAGCGGCGCGCCTGCGCGAAGAGAACGCGGAGATCGTCTGAGCATGCCGGTGGTGGTCACCCTCGACGTGATGCTGGCGAAGCGCAAGCGGCGCGGCAACGATCTGGCCCAGGCGATCGGCATCACCGAATCGAATCTCTCGCTGCTGCGTCAGGGGCGGGTCAAGGGCGTGCGGTTCGCGACTCTGGAGGCGATCTGCCGCGAGCTGGACTGTCAGCCGGGCGATCTGCTCGCCTACGTGCCCGAGCCCGCCGGGGGCGAATGAGCGGCGGGCGAAAACGCGAAAGGCCCAGCGTGCGCCGGGCCTTTCGTCTTGGCCGGAGCGGCGCTCAGGCCCGCCACTCGTAGATCTCGTTCGCCGCGCTCTCCGCGCATTCGCCGCAGCCGCGCGAACAGGCCTTGCAGTCGGCGAGGCGGCAGACCTTGCCTTTGCGCATCCAGTGCTGGAGCATGCCGCGCGCGGTGTCGGGGGTGACGCCGAGGCGGACGGCGATGTCGGAGAGCGGCGCGCGGCCGCGCGCCGAGAGATAGGTGCGGATGTCACTCAGCATGGCGCAACGCCTCCACCGTCGATCCGGCGGCGGGTGCGCCGAGGTGGCGCAGCGTCGCCACCGCGGCGATCAGCGCCGCCGCGACGCACCCGATCGCGATCGCCGAGCTGCCGGGATGCTCGGAGAAGGTGGCGGCCTGATAGAAGGCGGTCGCCGCGCCGTAGCCGAGGCCGGTGGTCCAGAGCGCGGCGAAGGTCGCCCAGCCCGCGCCGGTCTCGCGGTAGATCGCGCCCATCGCCGCGACGCACGGCATGTAGAGCAGCACCGCGAGCAGGTAGGCGAACGCCGCCGCCTGGCTGCCGAACAGGGTCTGCATCGCGCCGAAGGTGGCCATGTCCACCTCGTTCTCCTCGGCGACCGCGGCGGAGTCGGACAAATCGCCGACCTCGATGCCGAGCGGATCGGCGAGCTGGTCGACGACGCCCGCGAGGTTTTCGGGGATGGTCGCGAACGCGCCCGCGAGCCCGCCCCAGAGGTCGAAGCTCTCTTCCGCCTCCGGCGCGGCGGCGCCGTCGTCCTCGGCCGCGGCGTCGCCGACTCCGGCATAGAGGGCGTTGAGCGTGCCGATCACCGCTTCCTTGGCGAAGATGCCGGTGAACATGCCGACGGCGGCGGGCCAGTTGTCCTCGCGGACGCCCATCGGCGACAGCACCGGCACCACGGTGCGGCCGATCGCCGACAGCACCGACTGGTCGGAGTCCTCGTTGCCGAAGCTGCCGTCGGTGCCCCAGGAATTGAGGAACGACAGCACCACGACGACGCTGACGATCATCTTGCCCGCGCGCAGGATGAACACCTTGAGGCGGTCCCACGCGCGCAGCAGCAGGCTGAAGGTCTGCGGCAGGTGGTAGGGCGGCAGCTCCATGATGAACGGCGCGGTGTCGCCGCGCAGCAGCGTCGACTTCAGCATGAAGCCGGTGCCGATCGCCGCCGCGATGCCGATCAGGTAGAGCGCGAAGACGACGTTCTGGCCGCTCGCGGGAAAGAACGCGGCGGCGAACAGCACGTAGACCGGCAGCCGCGCGCCGCACGACATGAACGGCGCCATCAGCGCGGTGAGGATGCGGTCGCGCGGGTTTTCGAGGGTGCGGGCCGCCATCACCGCCGGAACCGAGCAGCCGAAGCCGACGATCAGCGGCACGAACGCCTTGCCCGGCAGGCCGATCGCGCGCATCACCCGGTCCATCACGAACGCGGCGCGCGCCATGTAGCCCGAATCCTCGAGGAAAGAGAGGAACAGGAACAGGCAGCCGATCACCGGCACGAAGGTGGCGACCGTCTGGATGCCGCCGCCGACGCCCTTGGCGAGCAGCGCCACCGCCCAGTCGGGCGCGCCGATCGAGGCGAGCAGGTGGCCGAAGCCGTCGACGAACAGGGTGGCGAAGAACTGGTCGAAGAAGTCGATGAACGCGCCGCCGACGTTGATGGTGAACAGGAACATCGCGTACATCACGCCGAGGAAGATCGGCAGGCCGAAGACGCGGTGGAGGACGACGCGGTCGATCCGCTGAGTCAGCGCCGCGGTGGCGACGCCTTTCTGCCGCACCGCGTCGGCGGCGATGTCGCCGATGAAGGCGTAGCGGCCGTCGGCGAGGAGAATGTCGAGCGTGTCGCCCAGTTCCGCCTCGGCCGCGGCGACGATCTTCTCGAGTTCGCCGTAGCTCTGCGGCGGCAGCGTGGCGGCCGCGCCTTCGATATCCTCGATCGCGCGCAGGGCGGCGAAGCGACGATCGGCGTTCGAGCCCCGGGCGTCGGCGCGCACCAGCCCCGGCAGCGCCTCGGCGGCGCTCACCGCGCGTTCGACGGTGTCCGGATAGGTCACCCGCGCCGCCGCCGGGGCGGGGTCGCGGATCGTCGCGGCGAGTGCGTCGAGAACCTCGCGCACGCCCTTGCCGCGCGAGGCGACCATCGGCACCACCGGGCAGCCGAGGCGCTCCGAGAGCTTCGCGACGTCGATCTCGACTCCGGCGGTTTCGGCGGCGTCCATCATGTTGAGCGCCACCACCATCGGCACCCGCATCTCGATGAGCTGGAGGGTGACGTAGAGGTTCCGTTCGAGGTTGGAGGCGTCGACGATGTTGAGGATCGCGTCGGCCTCGCCGGAGGCGACGTAGTCGCGCGCGATCCGCTCGTCCTCCGATGCGGCGTCGCCGAACGACAGGCAGTAGGTGCCGGGCAGGTCGACGATTTCGAGCGCGAGCCCGGCATGGGCGGCGCGGCCGACCTTCTTTTCGACCGTCACGCCCGCCCAGTTGCCGACCGCCTGGCGCGCGCCGGTCAGCGCGTTGAAGAGCGTGGTCTTGCCGCAGTTGGGGTTGCCGACGACGGCGACGACGGCGTTCCGCTTGGCGTCCATCTCAGCGCCCCCCTTCGCGCTCGACCAGCACGATCCCGGCTTCGTCGCGCCGGAGGCTGAGCGAGAAGCCGCGCAGCACGATCTCAACCGGATCGCCGAGCGGCGCGACGCGCGTCACCTTGAACACCGAGCCCTTGGTCAGGCCCAGCGCGAGCAGCTTGCGGCGATACGCCGCCGATCCGCCCGCCATGAAGCCGGTCACCCGGCCGCTTTCGCCCACCGCCATCTCGCGCAGCACCGCAGTCATGTCCACTCTCTCACGATTTGGAATTATTAAATATTATACGGTCCCGAAGGGCGCGCCGACGCCCGCGTTTCACGACACCACGATCTTGTCCGCCATGCCCGCGCCGAGGACCAGCCGTCCGCCGCCGACCTCGACCACCACCGGGCCGCTGCCGTCGGCATGGGCGAGGCGGATGGTCGTGCCTTCGCGCAGGCCGAGGGTGGCGAGGCGCAGGCGCGCCGCGCGGCCGCCGTCGATGTCGACGATGCGCAGCGGCTTGCCGACCGGCGCCTTGGTGAGGAAAGTTGCGTTCATCGTTCGCGGCCTTGACGCTTGCGGTTGGGACGGACTCCCGGCAAACCCCCGTGCCTGTGCGGAATACGCCGTCATCGCGCGTGCCCCCTGGGAATCCTCGCAATGTTATCGCCAATCATTCGCAAGTCAAGGCGGGGATACGGCAAAATCGCTGACCTTCATCGATTTTTTCTAATATCTTGAAATTTCGGGAAATATTTGCGACTCTCCTAGGCGAGGACGCGCGCCCGCACCATCTTCGCGGCAGAGGCGCGCCGAATCGAGCCGCCGACACCGGACCCGGAGTGACCCGAACATGAAAGCGCGCAAGCGAATCGGCCTCGTCGCCCACGACGCCCGCAAGGACGATCTGGTCGAATGGGTGAAGTACAACGAGGGAACCCTCGCCCGCCACGACCTCTGCGCCACCGGCACCACCGGCCGGCTGCTGCAGGCGCAGTGCCCGTCGCTCGACATCGCACGGCTGAAATCCGGCCCGCTGGGCGGCGACCAGCAGCTCGGCGCGATGATCGCCGAGGGCAACCTCGACGTGCTGATCTTCTTCACCGATCCGATGTCCACCCAGCCCCACGACGTCGACGTCAAGGCGCTGATGCGGTTGTCGACGGTCTACAACATCGTGCTGGCGATGACCCGCTCGACCGCCGATTTCGTCATCAACAGCGCCCTGTTCGACCGCGACGACTACCGCCGCGTCGTGCCCGATTACGATTCCTACATCCGCCGCAGCACGCCCGGCCACGGCTGAGCGCGAATTCGCTTGGCAACCGCGGCGCGCGCCCTTATGGTGCGCGCCTTCGCCGGAGGTCGGGTCTGCGGACCCGCGGCGCCGGTTGTACCGCGCGCCCAGTTACATACGTTTCCTTATGCATCGCCTCCGATCCCGATGCCGGACGACGCCTTGGCCGTCGCGTCCGGCCGTTCGATCATGGCCGCAAAGGACAGTTCATGACCTTCGACGCGTTCGCGCTTCATCCCCTGGTTCTCAAGGCGGTCGCCGCGTGCGGCCTGACCGAGCCGACGCCGGTGCAGGCCGAGGCGATCCCCCACGTGCTCGCCGGGCGCGACGTGCTCGCCACCGCCGCCACCGGCACCGGCAAGACCGCCGCCTATCTGCTGCCGGTGCTCTCGGCGATCGCCGCGCAGCCGGTGCGCAGGCACCCCGGCGCGCCGACGGTGCTGATCCTCACCCCGACCCGCGAGCTTGCCGGGCAGGTCGGCCGCAGCGTGCGCGACTTCGGCAAGTTCGCCAACGTTCAGAGCGTCGAGATCGTCGGCGGCATGCCGTACCGCGAGCAGCTCCGCCGTCTCGCCCGCCCGGTGGACGTGGCGGTGGCGACCCCCGGCCGCCTGCTCGACCACGTTCGCGCCAACCGCCTCGATCTCTCGCGCATCGACACCCTGATCCTCGACGAGGCCGACCGCATGCTCGACATGGGGTTCGCCGAGGACGTCGCCGCGATCGGCGCCGCCTGTCCGGCGGAGCGCCGCACCCTGCTGTTCACCGCCACCCTCGATCGGGCGATGGAAACCCTGGCGCGCGCGTTGCTGCGCGACCCGGCGCGCGTCGCCATCGCTACCACCGAAAGCAAGCCCGACATCGTTCAGGCGCTGTTCCACGCCGACGACCTCGCCCATAAGAAGGCGCTGCTCGCCCACCACGTCTCCCGGCCCGAGGTCGGCAAGGCGATCGTGTTCGTCGCCACCAAGCGCGACGCCGACGATCTCGCCCGCGAACTCGCCGAGGCGGGCCACGCGGTGGCGGCGCTGCACGGCGACCTCTCCCAGGGGCAGCGCAACCATACCCTGAAGCGCCTGCACGACGGCCGCCTGCGCCTGCTCGTCGCCACCGACGTGGCGGCGCGCGGCATCGACGTGCGCGACATCAGCCACGTCATCAACTTCGACCTGCCGCGGGTGGCGGAGGATTACGTCCACCGCATCGGCCGCACCGGTCGCGCCGGGGCGACCGGCACGGCGATCTCGTTCGCCGGGCGCGACGACATGGGCCTCGTCATCCGCATCGAGCGCTTCACCCACACGCCGCTGCCGGTGATGGTGGTGCCGGGCCTCGAACCCAAGCTGCCGCCGCGTCGCGCGCCGTCCCGCCCGGGTCCGAAGCGCCCCGGCAACGGCGGTTTCCGTAAGGACGGGCCGCGCGGCGAGGGCGGTTTCCGCAAGGAGGGCGCACGCAAGGACGGCGGCTTCCGCAAGGACGGGCCGCGTCCGGGCAAGCGCGACGCCGCCGGGCGCCGTCCGAGCCGGGGCGACGCCGGGCGCAAGCGCGCCTGATCACTTGAGGTAGTAGCCGCAGGCGACGAACAGGTCGCCCTCGCGCAGGACGTAGGTGCTCTTGCGGCGTTGCTTGCGGCTGACCGGATCGACGTCGACGTAGTCGACCCAGCCGAGCCGGTCGGTGCGGGCGGTCATCACCAGTTCGCGTCCGTAGGCGACGCCGTTGAAGTCGCGCGCGCCGAGAATCGAGCGGCCGACGCTGCGGCGGTCGTAGGGATGGGCGAGGATGGTGCCGTCGAGCCCGACCGCGAAGACGTAGAGGCTGCCCTCGATCAGCTCGCTCTCCTGGGGCGGGGCGGCGATCGCCGCCAGGGCCTTCTCCAGCCCGTCTTCCCGGATCATCGCCTGGGCGCGCTCGGCGAGCGCCTTCGCCACCGCCGGAGTGCCGAGATCCTCGGCGCGGCGGCTGAACAGCCCGAACCCCGACGCCAGCGCCAGCAGCGGCCCCCCGACCACCGCCGCGAGCAGCAGCATCCGCAACACCTTCATTCCGCCGGTCTCCCCTCAACCGCATTCGTGCGCGCCGAAGAGTGTAGGCAACTTCGCAGGATTTGCCGAGGGAAGGTTTTTCATCCGGGGAGGGCCGCGATCGCCGCAGTCCTCCCCGGAGCGTCGTCAGAACAGGCCCTTTTCCATCACCGCGGTCAGGCGGCGGGAGAAGGCGGCGGCGTCGTCGACCGGCTCGCCCTCGACGATCCGCGCCTGATCGAGCAACAGCCACGCCGCGTCGGCGAAGCCCTCGCTCGCGGTGCGCTGCGCGAGCGACTTGATCACCGGGTGCTTGGGGTTGATCTCCAGCACCCGGTCGGCGTGCGCGCCGGTGCGGTTGTGGGCCTTCAGCAGGCGCTCCATGTGCAGGCTCACGCCCGCGTCGCCCGCCACCAGGCACACCGGGCTCGCGGTCAGGCGCTCGGACGCCTTCACCGCCGAGACCGCGTCGCCGAGCACCGTCTTCATCGCCTGGGCGAGGGCGTGGATGTCGGCCTCCAGGGTCTTGTCGGCCTCGGGCGCGTCCGCCTCGGCCGGGGCGTCCTTCGCCTTGATCTTGGAGAGGTCGCCGCCCGCCAGGGCGACCGGCGCGAAGCGGTGCTCCTTGTAGGGCGGGGCCATCGCGGTCCAGAACTCGTCGATGGTGTCGGTGAGCAGCAGCACCTCGACGCCCTTGGCGGTGAAGCCCTCGATCTGCGGATTGACCCGGAGCGCCTCGACCGAATCGCCGGTGAGGAAGTAGATCGCGTCCTGGCCCTCGGGCATCGCCTCGAGATAGTCGGCGAGGCTGATCCAGCCGTCGCGCAGCGACGAGCGGAAGCGGCAGAGGTCGAGGATCGTCGCGTGGCGCTCGAAGTCCTCGTAGATGCCTTCCTTCAGCACCGCGCCGAAGGTCTCCCAGAACTGGGCGTAGCGGTCCTTGTCCTCCGCCGCCTTGCCGATCTCGCCCAGCACCTTGCCGACCAGGCCGCGGCCGATCTTCCGCACCAGCGGGTTGTCCTGAAGCATCTCGCGGGAGACGTTGAGCGGCAGGTCGGGAGTGTCGACCACGCCCTTGAGGAACCGCAGGTACGACGGCACCAGCCCTTCGCAGTCGTCGGTGATGAAGACGCGGCGGACGTAGAGCTTGAGGCGCTGGCGGCGGTCCGGGTCGAACAGGTCGAACGGCCGGTCGGAGGGCACGAACACCAGCCCGGTGTATTCGATCGCGCCCTCGGCGTGCATGTGCACGGTCAGCCACGGGTCGTCGAACGCATGGCCGACGTGGTGGTAGAACTCGGTGTACTGCTCGGGGGTGATCTCCGCCTTCGGGCGGGTCCACAGCGCCGAGGCGGCGTTGAGGGTGCGGCTTTCCTCGCCTTCCTCCAGCACCACCGGCAGGTCGATGTGGTCCGAGTAGGTCTTCACCACCCGCGCGAGCTCGGCGCCCTTGAGGTAGTCCTGCGCGTCGTCCTTGAGGTGCAGGACGATGCGGGTGCCGCGCGCCGCGCCGTCGAACGGCTCGACGGTGAAGTCGCCCTTGCCGTCGGAGGACCACTTCCAGCCCTGATCCTCGCCCGCCTTGCGGGTGATCACGTCGACGCGGTCGGCGACCATGAACGCGGCGTAGAAGCCGACGCCGAACTGGCCGATCAGGTTGAGCGCCGCCGCGCCGTCGCCCTTGGCCTGCTGCGCCAGCGCCTCGGCGAAGCGCTGGGTGCCGGAACGGGCGATGGTGCCGAGGTTTTCGACCAGTTCCTCGCGGCTCATGCCGATGCCGTTGTCGGCGACGGTGAGGAGCTTGGCGGTCTCGTCGGGAATCAGGCGGACCTTGAAGTCGCTGTCGCCCTCGGTGAGGGCGGGGTCGGTGATCGCCGCGTAACGCAGACGGTCGCAGGCGTCCGAGGCGTTGGACACCAGTTCGCGCAGGAACACGTCCTTCTGCGAGTAGAGGGCGTGAACCACGATGTCGAGGAGCTTGGTGACTTCCGCCTGAAAATGCAGGGTTTCCACGGTCATGGTGGGAATGGGCCTCTGAAACATGCCGAAACGAAATCAACGAGAGGGCATGTAAGAAGGCCCGGCGGCGGCTGTCAATCCCGGCGACGTTGCGGCGCCCGGCGCGCGCCCGCCCGAGTTGACATCGCCGCACCGCCGCCCCACTCTGCGGCGTCATGATCGAGAACCGCCATACCCGCGTCGCCGCGATCCTCGGCCCCACCAACACCGGCAAGACGCACTACGCGATCGAACGGCTGATGGCGCATGCGAGCGGCATGATCGGGTTTCCGCTGCGCCTGCTCGCGCGCGAGAACTACGACCGCGTCGTCAAGGTGCGGGGCGCGGCGCAGGTGGCGCTGGTGACCGGCGAGGAAAAGATCATTCCGCCGAACCCGCGCTACTTCATCTGCACCGTCGAGGCGATGCCGCTCGACCGGCTGGTGGAGTTCCTGGCGGTGGACGAGATCCAGATGAGCGCCGACGCCGAGCGCGGCCACGTCTTCACCGACCGCCTGCTGCACGCCCGCGGCATCTCCGAGACCCTGTTTCTCGGCTCCGACACCATGCGCGGGGTGGTCTCGCGGCTGATTCCCGGCATCGAGATCCAGACCCGGCCGCGAATGTCGGAACTCAGCTTCGCGGGCAACAAGAAGCTCACCCGCCTGCCGCGGCGCTCGGCGATCGTCGCGTTCTCGGCCGCCGAGGTCTACGCCATCGCCGACCAGGTGCGGCGGCACCGGGGCGGGGCGGCGGTGGTGCTGGGGGCGCTCAGCCCCCGCACCCGCAACGCCCAGGTGGCGATGTACCAGTCGGGCGAGGTCGATTTCCTGGTCGCCACCGACGCCATCGGCATGGGCCTCAACATGGACATCGACCACGTCGCCTTCGCCCAGACGGTGAAGTACGATGGGGCCCAGCCCCGCCATCTCGCCGCCTCGGAGATCGGCCAGATCGCCGGGCGCGCCGGGCGGCACATGAACGACGGCACCTTCGGCACCACCGCCGACGCGCCGCCCTTCGATTCCGAGACGATCGAGCGGGTGGAAAACCACGACTTCCGCCCGGTCAAGGCGCTCTACTGGCGCAACCGTCAGCTCCGCTTCACCTCCGTCGCGGCGCTGCTGAAGAGCCTGACGGTGCCGCCGCCGGGGGCCGAGTTCCTGCGCGCCCGCCACGCCGACGACGTGCAGGCGCTCGAGGCGCTCGCCCATTCCGACGCGGTGCTCGCCCGCGCCACCGATCCCGAGCGGGTGCGGCTGCTGTGGGAAATCTGCCAGATCCCGGATTTTCAGAAGATCATGGCCGAGGCCCATGCGCGGCTGCTGCAGCGTCTCTATCTCTACCTCACCGAGGACTCCGGACGGATTCCCGACGCCTTCCTCGAACACCACGTTTCGCGCATCGACCGAACCGACGGCGATATCGTGCATCTGTCGCAGCGAATCGCGCAAATCCGGGTCTGGACCACCGTCGCCAACCATGCAGGGTGGATTTCCGACACGAATCATTGGCGCGAACGCACAAGACGGATTGAAGATCGCCTATCGGATGCGCTACATGACCGTCTGACGCAAAAGTTCGTGGACCGGCGTACCGCCGTCCTGCTCAGCCGCTTGAAGGGGCAAAGTCCGTTGGAAGCTACCGTCACGCCGAACGGGGACGTTCACATCGAAGGCCACCGCGTGGGCCGCCTCGAAGGGTTGGGTTTCATCGCCGATACCGATGGAACCTCGGATCAGGCCGACAAGGTCGTCGCGATCGCCGCGTCCCAGGCGCTGAAGGGAGAGGTCGCCGCCCGCGCCCAGGCGCTGTCGGTGGCGCCCGACGCCACCTTCGCGCTCACCGAGGGCGGTGCGGTCACCTGGCACGGCGCGCCGGTGGCGCGCATCCTCGCCGGGGCCGAGCGCCTCAAGCCGCGCGTCGAGGTGCTGCCCAACGATCTCCTCACCGAGCCTCTCGTGGAACTGGTGCGCACGCGGACGCAAGGGTGGCTCGAAGCCCAGATCAAAAGCGTGCTGCGTCCGCTCGTCTCGCTCGCCGAGGCGGATCTCGCCGGTCTCTCGCGCGGCATCGCCTTCCGCATCGTCGAGGCGGGCGGCACGATCCGCCGCGCCGCCCTGGCGCAGGACCTCGGCCACCTTTCCGACGACGACCGCAAGGCGATGGGCAAGCTCGGCGTCCGCTTCGGCGTCGAAACCGTCTACCTGCCCGACATGCTCAAGCCCGCCGCCCAGCGCCTGCTGCTGGTGCTGACCGCGGTCGACCGCAAGGTCGAGGACGTCGCCGGGTTCGTCCACGCCCATTCGCCGCTCACCCCCGGTCAGGTGTCCTTCCCGCTCGCCGAGGGCGTCGCGCCCGAGTGGGTGGAACTGCAGGGCTACCGCGTGTTCGAGCGCCGCGCCGCACGCGTCGACATGCTCGAACGCTTCGCCGCCGAGGTGCGCCGCTTCCTGCGCGACGAGGCGCTGACCACCAAGGTCGATTCGCAGCCCGGCAAGGGCGCGCACCCGGCCGACCCCGAGACTCCGGCCGAAGCGGCGCCGCCGCCGGCGGAGCCGCCCGTCGCCGAAAGCGCCGCCGCGGCTCCGGTCGAGGTTCCGGCAGAGGTTCCGGAGCCGGAAGCCGCACCCGCCGAAGCGTCCGAGGTTCCCGCCGAGCCGGAGAAGCCCGCCGCGCCGCAGGGTGCGAAGATCCTTCCGCCCGCCCTGATGTCGCTGCTCGGCGTCGGTGCGGACGACACCACGACGATTCTGCGGGTGCTCGGCTACCGCGTCACCGACGCGCGCGAGGGCCTCGCGGTGCAGCCGAAGAAGAACCCGAAGAAGGCGTTCGGCGGCCCCCGCCGTCCGCGCCCCGAGGGGCAGCCGCAGGGCGAGCGTCCGCCGCGCGCCGCACAGCCGCAGGGCGACCGCCCGCCGCGGCCGGAACGCACCGATCGCGGTCCGCGCCCGCCGCGCGGCCCGGATCGCGGCGACCGTCCGGATCGCGGCCCGCGGCCCGATCGCGGTCCGCGTCCGGAAACCCGTGCCCAGCAGCCCCGCCGCTCCGAACCCGATCCGGATTCGCCGTTCGCGGTGCTGAAGAACTGGGGCAAGCCCAACTCGGACCGCTGATGGCGGAAGACGCGCCGCGCCTCGACAAGTGGCTGTGGTTCGCGCGTTTCGTGAAGACGCGCAGCCTTGCCCAGGGGCTGTGCGCGGCCGGTCACGTCAAGGTCAACGGGGAGCCCGCCCATCGCGGCCATCGCGCGGTCAGGATCGGCGACGAGATCGAACTCGTGCTCGGCACGGTGCGCCGCCGCGTCGTCGTCGCCGGGTTCGGCGCGCGCCGCGGGCCCGCCCCCGAGGCGCAGGCGCTCTATACCGAGTCGGACCCGCCCCGGCGTCTCGGCCCCGCCGAAGATCGCCCGGTGGCGCCGCGCGCCGCCGGGAGCGGCCGCCCGACCAAGCGCGAACGCCGCCGCACCGATGCCCTCCGTCACGAATTCGACGAATGAATCCAGCCTGTTGCGGATGGTTCGCAAGTTACGCGCGGGTGGTTGTCTTTCCCGCTCGGATTGCCTAGGTTCACCTCAACGGGATTTACGAGGAGTTCGCGTCATGCCCTATGTCGTCACCGACGGGTGCATCAAGTGCAAGTACATGGATTGCGTCGAGGTTTGCCCGGTGGACTGCTTCTACGAGGGCGAGA of uncultured Alphaproteobacteria bacterium contains these proteins:
- the htpG gene encoding Chaperone protein HtpG; the encoded protein is MTVETLHFQAEVTKLLDIVVHALYSQKDVFLRELVSNASDACDRLRYAAITDPALTEGDSDFKVRLIPDETAKLLTVADNGIGMSREELVENLGTIARSGTQRFAEALAQQAKGDGAAALNLIGQFGVGFYAAFMVADRVDVITRKAGEDQGWKWSSDGKGDFTVEPFDGAARGTRIVLHLKDDAQDYLKGAELARVVKTYSDHIDLPVVLEEGEESRTLNAASALWTRPKAEITPEQYTEFYHHVGHAFDDPWLTVHMHAEGAIEYTGLVFVPSDRPFDLFDPDRRQRLKLYVRRVFITDDCEGLVPSYLRFLKGVVDTPDLPLNVSREMLQDNPLVRKIGRGLVGKVLGEIGKAAEDKDRYAQFWETFGAVLKEGIYEDFERHATILDLCRFRSSLRDGWISLADYLEAMPEGQDAIYFLTGDSVEALRVNPQIEGFTAKGVEVLLLTDTIDEFWTAMAPPYKEHRFAPVALAGGDLSKIKAKDAPAEADAPEADKTLEADIHALAQAMKTVLGDAVSAVKASERLTASPVCLVAGDAGVSLHMERLLKAHNRTGAHADRVLEINPKHPVIKSLAQRTASEGFADAAWLLLDQARIVEGEPVDDAAAFSRRLTAVMEKGLF
- a CDS encoding RNA-binding S4, whose translation is MAEDAPRLDKWLWFARFVKTRSLAQGLCAAGHVKVNGEPAHRGHRAVRIGDEIELVLGTVRRRVVVAGFGARRGPAPEAQALYTESDPPRRLGPAEDRPVAPRAAGSGRPTKRERRRTDALRHEFDE
- a CDS encoding Helicase-like, which gives rise to MIENRHTRVAAILGPTNTGKTHYAIERLMAHASGMIGFPLRLLARENYDRVVKVRGAAQVALVTGEEKIIPPNPRYFICTVEAMPLDRLVEFLAVDEIQMSADAERGHVFTDRLLHARGISETLFLGSDTMRGVVSRLIPGIEIQTRPRMSELSFAGNKKLTRLPRRSAIVAFSAAEVYAIADQVRRHRGGAAVVLGALSPRTRNAQVAMYQSGEVDFLVATDAIGMGLNMDIDHVAFAQTVKYDGAQPRHLAASEIGQIAGRAGRHMNDGTFGTTADAPPFDSETIERVENHDFRPVKALYWRNRQLRFTSVAALLKSLTVPPPGAEFLRARHADDVQALEALAHSDAVLARATDPERVRLLWEICQIPDFQKIMAEAHARLLQRLYLYLTEDSGRIPDAFLEHHVSRIDRTDGDIVHLSQRIAQIRVWTTVANHAGWISDTNHWRERTRRIEDRLSDALHDRLTQKFVDRRTAVLLSRLKGQSPLEATVTPNGDVHIEGHRVGRLEGLGFIADTDGTSDQADKVVAIAASQALKGEVAARAQALSVAPDATFALTEGGAVTWHGAPVARILAGAERLKPRVEVLPNDLLTEPLVELVRTRTQGWLEAQIKSVLRPLVSLAEADLAGLSRGIAFRIVEAGGTIRRAALAQDLGHLSDDDRKAMGKLGVRFGVETVYLPDMLKPAAQRLLLVLTAVDRKVEDVAGFVHAHSPLTPGQVSFPLAEGVAPEWVELQGYRVFERRAARVDMLERFAAEVRRFLRDEALTTKVDSQPGKGAHPADPETPAEAAPPPAEPPVAESAAAAPVEVPAEVPEPEAAPAEASEVPAEPEKPAAPQGAKILPPALMSLLGVGADDTTTILRVLGYRVTDAREGLAVQPKKNPKKAFGGPRRPRPEGQPQGERPPRAAQPQGDRPPRPERTDRGPRPPRGPDRGDRPDRGPRPDRGPRPETRAQQPRRSEPDPDSPFAVLKNWGKPNSDR
- a CDS encoding putative Cache, type 2 domain protein (Evidence 3 : Function proposed based on presence of conserved amino acid motif, structural feature or limited homology) → MKVLRMLLLAAVVGGPLLALASGFGLFSRRAEDLGTPAVAKALAERAQAMIREDGLEKALAAIAAPPQESELIEGSLYVFAVGLDGTILAHPYDRRSVGRSILGARDFNGVAYGRELVMTARTDRLGWVDYVDVDPVSRKQRRKSTYVLREGDLFVACGYYLK